A genomic window from Methanobacterium sp. BRmetb2 includes:
- a CDS encoding ATP-binding protein: MKLAICGKGGSGKSTIAALLAKSFVKKGDSVLVIDTDESNFGLHRQLGVELPQDFTNYVGGKDAALKKIMDATPDWESISFFDEEWTISNIPPAYFSEKNGIKLIAIGKIHEVGEGCACTMGMLAKEFIGNLSLNSNEVVIIDTEAGIEHFGRAIEKDVDAILMIVDPSFESMKLSEKVVELSSSIGKPVYFVLNKVDETNEQFLRESITDQDMIIAAIPADTKLSLAGLKGEELITEIKEIQIMNKFLTENFKQ, translated from the coding sequence ATGAAACTTGCTATATGTGGAAAAGGAGGCAGTGGTAAAAGTACCATTGCAGCGCTCCTAGCAAAATCTTTTGTAAAAAAAGGTGACAGTGTTCTTGTAATTGATACGGACGAATCAAACTTTGGTCTTCACCGGCAATTGGGGGTTGAACTACCCCAAGATTTCACCAATTATGTTGGTGGTAAAGATGCTGCTTTGAAAAAAATCATGGATGCAACACCTGACTGGGAATCAATATCATTTTTTGATGAGGAATGGACTATTTCTAATATTCCCCCGGCTTATTTCTCAGAAAAAAATGGAATAAAGCTCATTGCTATTGGAAAAATTCATGAGGTGGGTGAAGGATGCGCCTGCACAATGGGAATGCTGGCCAAGGAGTTTATTGGCAATTTGAGTTTGAATTCCAATGAAGTGGTTATTATTGATACTGAAGCTGGTATCGAACACTTTGGAAGAGCTATTGAAAAAGATGTGGACGCCATCCTCATGATAGTCGACCCCTCCTTTGAGTCCATGAAACTGTCAGAAAAAGTAGTTGAATTGAGTAGTAGCATAGGCAAACCAGTCTATTTTGTCCTGAATAAAGTTGATGAAACCAATGAACAATTCCTACGGGAGTCCATCACTGATCAAGATATGATCATTGCGGCTATTCCAGCAGATACCAAACTTTCACTGGCTGGACTTAAAGGCGAGGAACTTATAACAGAAATCAAGGAAATTCAGATCATGAATAAATTTTTAACTGAAAATTTTAAGCAATAA
- a CDS encoding protein kinase — MINFQRKIDYNRLNEIIRLFAKYKFHNLLGESKLKGSFWRGLFKRYDADIDLDASAPERLRMVFEELGPTFVKLGQMLSTRPDLVGHKMADEFAKLQDDAKPFDFKIVKSTIEKELGKPLDLLFSNFNSEPVAAASIGQVHRAFLIDGTEVAIKIQRPGIQEIVDKDLVIMHHMAGLINKTIPSMRIFNIPVIVDEFEKSITKEMDYQLEARNTQNFGANFANDEGIYVPRIFSDYSTSLVLTMEFMHGNKMVNVLDNPDGFDDKLLAKRVAKSYFKQILEDGFFHADPHPGNMYVLENNVLCYIDFGMMGHIDNEFMANLGELFMHAIDYNADAVINQLIYMHIIDQTVDRQLLKRDIMDVFDRYYGASLQEMRLGNIMKDLAIPLIYKYQTHIPPEFTLIIRSVSLIEGVAYSLDPEFDATNVLKPMVKKILLKKISPENIVEFFKENMFELEHLVKNLPRHVNLLMGKIEESEIKIKYSEEFSDNLERISNKIVVAIIIAALLLGSSWIIQIDKGPMIFEMPILGFLGFAASGILGLGLIIYIVRFKNI; from the coding sequence ATGATTAACTTTCAGAGAAAAATAGATTATAATCGTTTGAATGAAATTATCCGATTATTTGCCAAATATAAATTCCATAACTTGTTGGGAGAATCAAAATTAAAAGGATCTTTTTGGAGGGGCCTCTTCAAAAGATATGATGCAGATATTGATCTTGATGCATCGGCCCCTGAACGGTTAAGAATGGTTTTTGAAGAGTTAGGTCCTACTTTTGTTAAATTGGGGCAGATGTTGAGTACCCGGCCTGATCTGGTTGGGCACAAGATGGCAGATGAATTCGCTAAACTTCAAGATGATGCTAAACCATTTGATTTTAAAATAGTAAAATCAACAATTGAAAAAGAGCTTGGAAAACCGTTAGATCTACTTTTCTCAAATTTTAACTCTGAGCCTGTTGCTGCAGCATCGATTGGTCAAGTTCACCGGGCATTTCTTATAGATGGTACCGAAGTGGCAATAAAGATACAAAGACCCGGTATTCAGGAAATTGTGGATAAGGATCTGGTGATAATGCATCATATGGCGGGACTTATTAACAAAACCATTCCCAGTATGCGCATCTTCAATATTCCTGTAATCGTTGATGAATTTGAAAAATCTATTACTAAAGAGATGGATTATCAATTGGAAGCAAGAAATACCCAAAATTTTGGTGCTAACTTCGCTAATGATGAAGGTATTTACGTTCCCCGTATTTTTTCGGATTATTCAACTTCTCTGGTTTTAACCATGGAGTTCATGCATGGCAATAAAATGGTAAATGTTCTGGATAATCCAGATGGGTTTGACGATAAGCTTCTGGCTAAAAGAGTTGCTAAATCTTACTTTAAACAGATTTTAGAGGACGGATTTTTCCATGCAGACCCTCACCCTGGAAACATGTATGTTTTAGAGAATAATGTACTTTGTTATATAGATTTTGGGATGATGGGCCATATTGATAATGAATTTATGGCAAATCTAGGCGAACTATTTATGCATGCCATTGATTATAATGCGGATGCTGTGATCAACCAATTAATCTACATGCATATTATTGACCAAACTGTTGATCGACAATTACTTAAAAGGGATATTATGGACGTTTTTGATCGTTATTATGGGGCGAGTCTTCAAGAAATGCGTTTAGGTAATATCATGAAAGATCTGGCTATACCATTAATTTACAAGTACCAAACCCACATACCACCAGAATTTACTCTTATAATACGTTCTGTATCCCTTATAGAGGGAGTAGCCTACTCACTTGATCCAGAATTTGATGCCACCAATGTATTGAAACCAATGGTTAAAAAAATACTCCTTAAAAAGATCAGTCCAGAAAATATTGTTGAATTTTTCAAAGAAAACATGTTTGAACTTGAACACCTAGTTAAAAACCTGCCTAGGCATGTAAACCTACTTATGGGAAAGATTGAGGAAAGTGAAATTAAAATCAAATATTCAGAGGAATTTTCGGATAATTTAGAGAGAATAAGTAATAAAATTGTGGTGGCCATTATAATTGCTGCACTTCTTTTGGGCTCATCATGGATAATACAAATTGATAAGGGCCCTATGATATTTGAAATGCCGATTTTAGGATTTTTAGGATTTGCTGCAAGCGGAATTTTGGGATTGGGTCTAATTATTTATATTGTCCGTTTTAAAAATATTTAA